The genomic window GCAAGCAGTTCGACATCGTGATAGTCGATACGGCCGGTCGTCTCGGCATCGATACCGAACTCATGAACCAGGCTGCGGGTATCAGGGACGCCGTGGAGCCGGACGAAACACTGTTCGTCCTCGACGCCATGGTCGGTCAGGACGCGGTAAGCACAGCCCAGGCATTCCGCGACGGTGTCGGGTTCACCGGCGTCGTGCTGACCAAGCTCGACGGCGATGCCCGCGGTGGCGCGGCACTGAGCGTTCGTGAGGTCACCGGTGAGCCGATCATGTTCGCCTCGACCGGTGAGAAGCTCGAGGACTTCGACGTCTTCCATCCGGATCGCATGGCGAGCCGAATCCTCGGTATGGGCGACGTGCTCAGCCTCATTGAGCAGGCCGAACAGCACTTCGATGCTGAGCAGGCCGAAGCGACCGCCAACAAGATCGGGTCCGGCCAGCTCACGCTCGACGACTTCCTCGAGCAGATGATGGCTGTCCGCAAGATGGGTCCCATCGGAAACCTGCTCGGCATGCTCCCGGGCGCCGGGCAGATGAAGGAACTTGCCAACGTCGACGAGAAGCAACTCGATCGGGTTCAAGCGATCATCCGCGGCATGACGCCTCAGGAGCGGACTGATCCCAAGATCATCAACGCATCCAGACGCCTGCGAATCGCGAACGGCTCCGGAGTGAAGGTCTCGGACGTCAACCAACTCGTGGATCGATTCTTCGAAGCGCGGAAGATGATGTCGGCGATGGCCGGTCGCATGGGCATGCCCGGCGCGCGTAAGCAGGTCCGTAGCAAGAAGGGCAAGAAGGGTAAGAAGGGCGGTCGGGGACCTACTCAGCCCAAGATCCGCGGCGGGTTCCCCGGCATGCCGGGCGGCATGCCTCCCGGCATGCCTGACCTGTCGGGAATGCCCAAGGGACTCGATCAGATCCCACCGGGACTCGAAGGAATCGACCTATCGCAGCTGAAGCTGCCCAAGAAGTAGGTTTTGCAGTGGCGGTGTTCCACGTCCGGGGCCGAGTTCTACCCGGCACTGCGTACGTCGACCTCTGGATTTCGGGTGACACAATCTCGCTCCGACCGATCGCGAACGCCGAAACCTTGGCGGACGACGGATGGATAGTTCCCGGTCTCGTCGACGCTCACTGCCACGTCGGCATCAAATATGGTGGGGGACACGAGGACCTGGCCGGGTCCATCGCACAAGCCGAAGTCGAACGGGATGTAGGAGCGCTGCTCCTTCG from Rhodococcus sp. P1Y includes these protein-coding regions:
- the ffh gene encoding signal recognition particle protein translates to MFESLSDRLTGTLKDLRGKGRLSGADIDATAREIRLALLEADVALPVVREFINRIKTRAKGAEVSGALNPAQQVVKIVNEELVGILGGETRRLTFAKTPPTVIMLAGLQGSGKTTLAGKLAKWLKDQGHTPLLVACDLQRPGAVSQLQIVGERAGATVFAPHPGTSIGGGDNELGISAADPVEVARAGVAEARSKQFDIVIVDTAGRLGIDTELMNQAAGIRDAVEPDETLFVLDAMVGQDAVSTAQAFRDGVGFTGVVLTKLDGDARGGAALSVREVTGEPIMFASTGEKLEDFDVFHPDRMASRILGMGDVLSLIEQAEQHFDAEQAEATANKIGSGQLTLDDFLEQMMAVRKMGPIGNLLGMLPGAGQMKELANVDEKQLDRVQAIIRGMTPQERTDPKIINASRRLRIANGSGVKVSDVNQLVDRFFEARKMMSAMAGRMGMPGARKQVRSKKGKKGKKGGRGPTQPKIRGGFPGMPGGMPPGMPDLSGMPKGLDQIPPGLEGIDLSQLKLPKK